Proteins co-encoded in one Arachis hypogaea cultivar Tifrunner chromosome 13, arahy.Tifrunner.gnm2.J5K5, whole genome shotgun sequence genomic window:
- the LOC112735240 gene encoding uncharacterized protein → MPAYQGDDLVPDIRVLHRVFWSYYPCIRAFRHCKPVVQVDGTHLYGKYKGCLLVAVSQDGNNNIVPIAFAIVEGETSDAWYFFLSNLRQHVVTHDGVGLISDRHDSIRLAIERRYSRTIREYQMRYERLKERGEAYTNWLDRIPREQYALAFDGGYRWGHMTTNLVECINSVLKGARNLPVTALVKATFYRLNELFTRKKAEAEARINAGLVFSEMVTTKLHANQRASGNIQVSCFDRENEVFKVCEMPSGVEYAVDLRHHRCDCGEFQVNRIPCRHVFACCANQRLDWQVYINDVYKMDQVRRVYRARFRPLGNPVMWPAYHGPRFVGNPFLRRVAKGRPKMTRFLNEMDTRILRRSMRCKQCGAEGHSRSRCRQSGGSSAGPAEE, encoded by the exons ATGCCTGCTTACCAGGGGGATGATTTGGTTCCTGATATACGTGTTCTACATAgagtcttctggagttattacccctgTATAAGGGCCTTCAGACACTGCAAGCCAGTGGTGCAGGTGGACGGGACTCATTTGTATGGAAAATACAAGGGTTGTTTATTGGTTGCAGTCTCACAAGATGGTAATAACAACATcgtgcctattgcatttgccatagtggagggagagacttctgatgcatggTACTTTTTTCTGAGCAACTTGCGTCAACATGTGGTGACACATGATGGTGTGGGACTTATCTCTGATCGACACGATTCGATTAGGTTAGCTATTGAACGAA GATACTCGAGGACGATCAGGGAGTACCAAATGCGCTATGAACGATTAAAAGAACGGGGTGAGGCTTACACCAACTGGCTTGATCGGATCCCTCGTGAGCAGTATGCTTTGGCATTTGATGGTGGTTACCGATGGGGTCATATGACCACCAATCTTGTGGAATGTATCAACTCCGTCTTAAAGGGTGCACGCAATCTCCCAGTCACTGCACTTGTTAAGGCTACATTTTACAGACTGAATGAGTTGTTCACTAGGAAAAAAGCCGAGGCTGAAGCCCGAATCAATGCTGGACTTGTGTTCTCTGAGATGGTGACAACCAAGCTGCATGCAAATCAACGAGCATCAGGTAACATACAGGTTAGCTGTTTTGATAGAGAAAATGAAGTCTTCAAAGTATGTGAGATGCCTAGTGGGGTTGAGTATGCAGTTGACCTACGCCACCATCGGTGCGACTGTGGTGAATTCCAGGTTAACCGAATTCCGTGTCGACACGTGTTCGCGTGTTGTGCAAATCAGAGGTTGGATTGGCAAGTGTACATTAATGACGTTTACAAGATGGACCAAGTTCGAAGAGTATACAGGGCTAGGTTTAGACCACTGGGAAATCCGGTAATGTGGCCTGCTTATCATGGACCTAGATTCGTTGGAAACCCGTTCCTCAGACGGGTAGCCAAAGGTCGGCCGAAGATGACCcgcttcttgaatgagatggacactcGTATATTACGTCGCTCGATGCGATGCAAGCAATGCGGTGCTGAGGGCCATAGTCGCAGTAGATGTCGTCAAAGTGGTGGATCGAGTGCAGGTCCAGCCGAAGAGTAG